The genomic region GTTTGATTGGCGTTGGGGTTCGTGAATTGGAAGCCGCCACCGATCATGGCATTACTGTAATCTAGCTGTAAGCCATAAAGGTATAAGATGCTTTTGCGATCGCACACGATCTTGAAACCTTCGTAATCGTAGACTTCATCATCGGCTCTAACTTTACTAATATCTTCAAAATCCATCATGTAA from Chroococcidiopsis sp. SAG 2025 harbors:
- a CDS encoding HesB/IscA family protein, producing MTSATQSQQRGIQLTQAALQHISFLRDRQGQDLCLRVGVRQGGCSGMSYMMDFEDISKVRADDEVYDYEGFKIVCDRKSILYLYGLQLDYSNAMIGGGFQFTNPNANQTCGCGKSFGV